The genomic segment GTTGATACTTCTGCAATTCTAGCAATTTTATTTGCTGAAGATGATGCACCTGCATTCGCAAATGCACTTAGTTCAAAAGGTGTTCACAAAATATCGGTGGCTAATTTTCTTGAAGCAGCTATAGTAATTGACAGTCAACTGGGTGCTAAAGCTGGCCGTCAACTTGATGCCCTAATTGCCCGTG from the Deltaproteobacteria bacterium genome contains:
- a CDS encoding type II toxin-antitoxin system VapC family toxin, producing MIVDTSAILAILFAEDDAPAFANALSSKGVHKISVANFLEAAIVIDSQLGAKAGRQLDALIARAELVITTVNFEQVHVARQAYLDFGKGNHVAGLNFGDCFAYALT